Proteins from one Procambarus clarkii isolate CNS0578487 chromosome 40, FALCON_Pclarkii_2.0, whole genome shotgun sequence genomic window:
- the LOC123757791 gene encoding uncharacterized protein isoform X1, whose product MGPSGRSLISPILDLVDKMRTVPKALALLTAIVVVTVVFFNRPVVRDDHRNRKDNYSALQKQMEELQVGHQRATVLLNKLLCQAKQVLPSGGFCLDNNKLVVGGNHLWSGQLCAGLEQLFGNTTVADLGAGLGHYGRCFLRRSEGILNHPNKVEIENINKDYTNLMKNAGLSGTPQVIKSWNGWDGAANIDEFTNGRIASADLSSPATLGGPFDWVMSLEVGEHIPESGEKNFLDNLVKHACVGVVVSWAVPGQVGHSHVNCRSNDYVRREMTARGLESDKLAEVKLWKNVDQLTYFKNTLMVFRYPKKRC is encoded by the exons aTCTGGTCGACAAGATGAGGACGGTTCCTAAGGCCTTAGCGCTCCTGACAGCGATAGTGGTCGTTACTGTGGTTTTCTTCAACCGTCCAGTTGTGCGAGACGACCACAGGAATAGAAAAGACAACTATTCTGCTCTCCAGAAACAAATG GAGGAGCTTCAGGTGGGTCACCAGAGGGCGACTGTGCTGCTCAACAAGCTCCTGTGTCAGGCAAAGCAGGTGCTGCCATCAGGCGGTTTCTGTCTTGATAACAACAAATTAGTTGTTGGTGGTAACCACTTGTGGAGTGGCCAG CTGTGCGCGGGCTTGGAGCAGCTCTTCGGCAACACCACCGTGGCCGACCTCGGGGCGGGCCTGGGCCACTACGGCAGGTGCTTCCTCCGCAGGTCAGAGGGCATACTGAACCACCCCAACAAGGTGGAGATTGAAAATATCAACAAAGATTACACGAATTTAATGAAGAATGCAGGACTCTCCGGTACCCCACAGGTCATCAAATCATGGAACG GATGGGATGGAGCGGCGAACATCGATGAGTTCACGAACGGGAGGATAGCATCAGCGGACCTCTCCAGCCCCGCGACCCTCGGGGGTCCCTTCGACTGGGTGATGAGCCTGGAGGTGGGAGAACACATCCCAGAATCCGGCGAGAAGAACTTCCTGGACAACCTGGTCAAGCACGCCTGCGTGG GAGTGGTGGTGTCGTGGGCGGTGCCGGGGCAAGTGGGACACTCCCACGTCAACTGCCGCTCCAACGACTACGTTAGGAGGGAGATGACCGCCCGGGGACTGGAGTCGGATAAGCTCGCAGAGGTGAAGCTGTGGAAAAACGTCGACCAACTCACCTACTTCAAGAACACCCTCATGGTCTTCAGGTACCCCAAGAAGAGATGCTGA
- the LOC123757791 gene encoding uncharacterized protein isoform X3, whose amino-acid sequence MGPSGRSLISPILDLVDKMRTVPKALALLTAIVVVTVVFFNRPVVRDDHRNRKDNYSALQKQMLCAGLEQLFGNTTVADLGAGLGHYGRCFLRRSEGILNHPNKVEIENINKDYTNLMKNAGLSGTPQVIKSWNGWDGAANIDEFTNGRIASADLSSPATLGGPFDWVMSLEVGEHIPESGEKNFLDNLVKHACVGVVVSWAVPGQVGHSHVNCRSNDYVRREMTARGLESDKLAEVKLWKNVDQLTYFKNTLMVFRYPKKRC is encoded by the exons aTCTGGTCGACAAGATGAGGACGGTTCCTAAGGCCTTAGCGCTCCTGACAGCGATAGTGGTCGTTACTGTGGTTTTCTTCAACCGTCCAGTTGTGCGAGACGACCACAGGAATAGAAAAGACAACTATTCTGCTCTCCAGAAACAAATG CTGTGCGCGGGCTTGGAGCAGCTCTTCGGCAACACCACCGTGGCCGACCTCGGGGCGGGCCTGGGCCACTACGGCAGGTGCTTCCTCCGCAGGTCAGAGGGCATACTGAACCACCCCAACAAGGTGGAGATTGAAAATATCAACAAAGATTACACGAATTTAATGAAGAATGCAGGACTCTCCGGTACCCCACAGGTCATCAAATCATGGAACG GATGGGATGGAGCGGCGAACATCGATGAGTTCACGAACGGGAGGATAGCATCAGCGGACCTCTCCAGCCCCGCGACCCTCGGGGGTCCCTTCGACTGGGTGATGAGCCTGGAGGTGGGAGAACACATCCCAGAATCCGGCGAGAAGAACTTCCTGGACAACCTGGTCAAGCACGCCTGCGTGG GAGTGGTGGTGTCGTGGGCGGTGCCGGGGCAAGTGGGACACTCCCACGTCAACTGCCGCTCCAACGACTACGTTAGGAGGGAGATGACCGCCCGGGGACTGGAGTCGGATAAGCTCGCAGAGGTGAAGCTGTGGAAAAACGTCGACCAACTCACCTACTTCAAGAACACCCTCATGGTCTTCAGGTACCCCAAGAAGAGATGCTGA
- the LOC123757791 gene encoding uncharacterized protein isoform X2, translated as MRTVPKALALLTAIVVVTVVFFNRPVVRDDHRNRKDNYSALQKQMEELQVGHQRATVLLNKLLCQAKQVLPSGGFCLDNNKLVVGGNHLWSGQLCAGLEQLFGNTTVADLGAGLGHYGRCFLRRSEGILNHPNKVEIENINKDYTNLMKNAGLSGTPQVIKSWNGWDGAANIDEFTNGRIASADLSSPATLGGPFDWVMSLEVGEHIPESGEKNFLDNLVKHACVGVVVSWAVPGQVGHSHVNCRSNDYVRREMTARGLESDKLAEVKLWKNVDQLTYFKNTLMVFRYPKKRC; from the exons ATGAGGACGGTTCCTAAGGCCTTAGCGCTCCTGACAGCGATAGTGGTCGTTACTGTGGTTTTCTTCAACCGTCCAGTTGTGCGAGACGACCACAGGAATAGAAAAGACAACTATTCTGCTCTCCAGAAACAAATG GAGGAGCTTCAGGTGGGTCACCAGAGGGCGACTGTGCTGCTCAACAAGCTCCTGTGTCAGGCAAAGCAGGTGCTGCCATCAGGCGGTTTCTGTCTTGATAACAACAAATTAGTTGTTGGTGGTAACCACTTGTGGAGTGGCCAG CTGTGCGCGGGCTTGGAGCAGCTCTTCGGCAACACCACCGTGGCCGACCTCGGGGCGGGCCTGGGCCACTACGGCAGGTGCTTCCTCCGCAGGTCAGAGGGCATACTGAACCACCCCAACAAGGTGGAGATTGAAAATATCAACAAAGATTACACGAATTTAATGAAGAATGCAGGACTCTCCGGTACCCCACAGGTCATCAAATCATGGAACG GATGGGATGGAGCGGCGAACATCGATGAGTTCACGAACGGGAGGATAGCATCAGCGGACCTCTCCAGCCCCGCGACCCTCGGGGGTCCCTTCGACTGGGTGATGAGCCTGGAGGTGGGAGAACACATCCCAGAATCCGGCGAGAAGAACTTCCTGGACAACCTGGTCAAGCACGCCTGCGTGG GAGTGGTGGTGTCGTGGGCGGTGCCGGGGCAAGTGGGACACTCCCACGTCAACTGCCGCTCCAACGACTACGTTAGGAGGGAGATGACCGCCCGGGGACTGGAGTCGGATAAGCTCGCAGAGGTGAAGCTGTGGAAAAACGTCGACCAACTCACCTACTTCAAGAACACCCTCATGGTCTTCAGGTACCCCAAGAAGAGATGCTGA